A single genomic interval of Daucus carota subsp. sativus chromosome 1, DH1 v3.0, whole genome shotgun sequence harbors:
- the LOC108207133 gene encoding uncharacterized protein LOC108207133 gives MGDFTIQISSNLVKQLADDGVKIKKKTRKPKTKAPREQFPAKEQQKHNVDDSETLKSPNAVGWPVQPPLFMPITPPQLPAQAEIDAIRSVLQDSERVLERLQKHEDDMVKQVTQKAKDLHEKEFKIPQPKPIPCLVEKDACLECYKENVKDPLKCASLVEQFSNCARMARQQVSSVEK, from the coding sequence ATGGGTGACTTTACAATTCAGATTAGCAGCAACTTAGTTAAACAGCTCGCAGATGATGGTGTAAAGATAAAGAAGAAAACAAGGAAACCAAAAACAAAGGCACCGCGTGAACAGTTCCCTGCTAAAGAACAACAAAAGCATAATGTAGATGATTCTGAAACACTAAAAAGTCCTAATGCTGTGGGGTGGCCAGTCCAACCACCACTGTTCATGCCAATTACCCCTCCTCAACTACCTGCTCAAGCGGAGATAGATGCAATAAGGTCTGTGCTTCAAGATAGCGAAAGGGTCCTGGAAAGATTGCAGAAGCATGAAGACGACATGGTGAAACAGGTTACACAGAAAGCTAAGGATCTACATGAGAAAGAGTTCAAGATTCCTCAGCCTAAACCTATCCCTTGCTTGGTTGAGAAAGACGCTTGCTTGGAGTGCTATAAGGAAAATGTCAAGGATCCTCTCAAATGTGCCAGTTTGGTAGAACAATTTTCCAATTGTGCTCGAATGGCTAGGCAGCAAGTGAGTTCTGTGGAGAAGTAG